The Tistrella bauzanensis region CACCGCATGACTGCGGCGGTCGTCGCCGGCCTTACCCTTGCGTCAGCGCTGCCTGCCCTTGCGGTGCCGGCAGCGGCGGCAGGCCAGACACTCACCTACAGCGATTACGGCACCGCGCGTGGCGTTCAGGGCATCGCCCTCACCAAATTCGCCGAACAGTTGCAGGACATGACGGATGGCGACCTCAAGCTCCGCATCACCTTTGGCGGCGCGCTGATCGCGCTGCGCGATGTTCTGCGCGGCGTCGGCGACGGTGTTGCGGATATGGCACCGTCATCGCGGTCAGCACGCCCATCGAACTGTTCAACTTCCGGGCCGCCGACCTCAATGGTCGCAAGGTGCGGGCCAACCCGCCGCATTCGCTGGCCTTCGAAGCCTTCGGTGCGATCCCGGTCTCGGTTGCCTTCACCGATGTCTATCAGTCGCTCAATCGCGGGCTGATCGACTGCGCCCAGACCTATATTCCGGCCACCATTCCGTTTCGCCATTTCGAGGTGGCCAAGCACGTGACCATCCTCGATTTCGGCCAGAATC contains the following coding sequences:
- a CDS encoding type 2 periplasmic-binding domain-containing protein, with the protein product MMGTYRHHRMTAAVVAGLTLASALPALAVPAAAAGQTLTYSDYGTARGVQGIALTKFAEQLQDMTDGDLKLRITFGGALIALRDVLRGVGDGVADMAPSSRSARPSNCSTSGPPTSMVARCGPTRRIRWPSKPSVRSRSRLPSPMSISRSIAG